A stretch of Brachyhypopomus gauderio isolate BG-103 chromosome 3, BGAUD_0.2, whole genome shotgun sequence DNA encodes these proteins:
- the LOC143510226 gene encoding ras-related protein Rab-37 isoform X1, translating into MDSEAEDSQSNAVYGVYNENLTHKTILVGDSGVGKTSLLVQFDQGKFIPGSFSATVGIGFTNKVVTVGDVKVKLQIWDTAGQERFRSVTHAYYRDAHALLLLYDITSKSSFDNIRAWLTEIHEYAQSDVVIMLLGNKADMMNGRVIKREDGERLAREYGVIFMETSAKTGINVDLAFMTVAKELIGRSVELPHEPKFRIHDVTQVKKQETGCCSFT; encoded by the exons ATGGACTCGGAGGCGGAGGACTCACAGAGCAACGCGGTGTACGGAGTGTACAATGAGAATTTAACGCACAAG ACTATCCTTGTGGGAGACAGTGGTGTGGGGAAGACTTCTCTTCTGGTGCAGTTTGATCAGGGGAAGTTCATTCCCGGCTCTTTCTCTGCTACAGTGGGCATCGGCTTCACG AATAAAGTTGTCACTGTGGGGGACGTGAAGGTTAAATTACAG ATCTGGGATACGGCGGGTCAGGAGAGGTTCCGCAGCGTCACCCACGCTTATTACAGGGACGCTCACG ctctcttgttgcTGTATGACATCACTAGCAAGTCCTCATTTGACAACATCAGG GCGTGGCTTACAGAGATCCATGAGTATGCGCAAAGCGATGTGGTCATTATGTTGCTTGGCAACAAG GCTGATATGATGAATGGCAGAGTGATTAAACGTGAGGATGGAGAACGTCTAGCTAGG GAGTATGGTGTCATATTCATGGAGACCAGTGCTAAGACTGGCATCAATGTGGATTTAGCCTTCATGACCGTGGCCAA GGAGCTGATCGGTCGATCTGTTGAGCTCCCCCATGAGCCAAAGTTTCGCATCCACGACGTCACGCAGGTGAAAAAGCAGGAGACGGGCTGCTGCAGCTTCACATAG